The Candidatus Margulisiibacteriota bacterium genome contains the following window.
GCGCCGGAAGCCAATAACGCTTTGGGCTACAAGTTTTCCTGGTCACCCAGAGGGGTTTTTGACGCCATGCGCAACAGCGCCACTTTTATGCGCGACGGTCAAATCATAACCCTGCCGAACGAGCGGCTTTTCTCGAACCCCAGTCGACATCCAATCGCAGGCGTCGGCCTTCTTGAGGGCTACCCCAACCGCGATTCGTTGGGCTATATCGGGGCCTACGGACTTGACAGCATCCAAAATATGCTGCGGGGAACCCTGCGGGTCGCGGACTGGTGCGCCTTCTGGGACAAAGTCGCCAAAACCGGCATTCTCCAAGAAACGGCCATGGACCTTAGCGGCCGGAGCTACGCCGATCTTACCCGAAAACTGATCGGAGCGGATTCGTCGGCAAACATTGAAGCGGCTTTCGCCGGTTTCTTGGGGGTCGAAGAGAGTTCGAAAATGCTCGACCAGGCCCGGGAACTCGGCCTTTTTGAAAAAACGGCGATCCCGAGCGGCGTTAAAACGCCGGTCGACGCCCTTTCGCTGATCGCGCAGGAGCGGATGCAATACCAACCGGGAGAAAGGGACATGTCGGTTCTGCAGCATACTTTTCTGGCCGACTACGGGAACCGGCGAAAAAAAATAACTTCGACGCTCCTTGATTTCGGCGTCCCGGGCGGTGATTCTTCAATGTCACGGCTGGTCGGCCTGACGGCGGCGGTCGGCGTTCAGCTCGTTGCCGAGAACAAAGTGCTGAACCGGGGTTCGCTGATCCCTACGACGGCCGATATTTACGAGCCAGCGCTGGCAATCCTGGAAACCCTGGGAATTCAAATGAAGGAAACGGCCGAAGAAATATAGGCATGTCATTTTTAGCGGGCGCGGCGCGTAAATCAGGAAACATCCTTGTTGCCGGACGCACCTTAACGCCGCCCGAATATCGCCTTATCGCTCCCTACTTGGGAGTTTCTCTCGACCGCAGAGTAAAGCTCGCGACCCGGGAAGGTTCAGTTGCCTCGTTTCAAGACCGGTTGCAAAAACGCCGGACTTCGCCCCTGGCCTACTTCATTCTAAACACCCCCTGCAATCAAGCCTGCGATTTTTGCTTCTTCGATCCAGGCGACCAACCGACGTCGAATATCGACTGGGAAAAAGCCAAAACTAAAATTTCCCGGGCTAAAGAAAACGGTTTCCAAGTGAAAATTTATCCCAAGGAGCTCAATTTCAACCACCGGATCTTCGAACATTCTTTGGCGCTAATGACTCTCGCCGAAGAAACGTTCGCCATCACCAACGGGGTCAGGAATTTCCGGCCCGATCAGCTTAACGCCATCGCCGGTTCGGGTCTGCGGCAGATGGTGATCAGTTTTCTGCCGCTGGGGAGATATTCCATTCATGGCCGGGACAGATATAACGCCGTAAAAAATACCATTCGCGGCCTGGCAGAATTCAGCCGCCAGGGAAAGGTCCGGCCTTTTACGGTCGGCTTATTCTGTCAAATCGATCCGCGGGAACCGGCGGTCGTTCTGGAAGCGGCAAAAGAGGCGGCTGATTTTGGGGTCGACACTCTGAATTTTCGGCTGACTTTGCCGCTGGGAAACGCTTCGGAAAACGGTGGCGCGACAAGGGAAGATTTCGACCGCTTGCTCCTGGCCTTCATCGACGCCAGAATTAAATGGCCGCGCGAGAAGATCAAACTGCTTTTGTCTTCGGCAACTTTCGGTCCGAATTATTACTCAAGAGGCATGTTCCGCTACCAGCTGGGAATGGACCGGGACCCGTATTTCGCCTCCAAGTACCCTTGCCCCATGATCGACCGTCCCGAATCGTTCTCCCTTCTGCTGCCGCAGGAACGCCGGGTTTTCTGTCCAACCCTGGTTGGCAAAGACCTCGCCGAGATTAAGGCACCGCCTGATTCTTGCCGGCCCTGCGATGTTCTGGAGATTTGCCGGGGCGGCTGCGTCGCCCGCCGCTCATCATCCTCCAGTTTTTGCGTGACCGATATTTTAAGCCGCTGGGAAGCATCATTAAAATAACGCGCGCCAGAACTAGACGTTAACGTCGTTTTCATCCTTTAGTTCGCCGCCATTTTTAACCAGCGAATCAAGCATCACCCGGTTATCCGCGTATCGGGGGGTAAATTCTCCCCGCCAAACGATAACAGCGCGGCGAATCTCGGGCGGCAGTGAGTCGGCGGCCAAGGAAAATGGCAGACCGTAATTCGTTCGAGCGATGTTCGGCACAAACGGCAACAGCATCCGGCTAAACTGCGCCGCCGCGACCGCGGGCAATTCGCAAGGCATGGTCTCTACCGCGTTAACCAAGATCCCCTCCGCTTCCGAGATCCCCATGACGATGCCGCCGGTTTTTGGATTGTAGACGTAAAACGGATCTTCCGGCTTGGTCCCCTTAAGGGTGCATTCCATCGGTCCATTTTTGGTGTCGTTATTGTAAACGTCGCAGCCGACGTCACCGACCGCGATCAAGCGATTTTGAGAATTGCTCAAAACTGACGCGAGCATCTCTCTCGTAATCAAAGGCGGTTGGCCCGGCAGCCACTTCGCGTCGTTCATAAAAATCGTCAGCAGATGAAGATATTTCCCCATTGTTGATTCGTACGCTTCCGGGTCTTTCTCTAAATCCAGATCTGATCCGGGCGTGCCGTCTTTTCTTTGATATCTTCCGTTAAAACCAGCCCGGTCAAACTCCACGCTGTAAACTTCATTCTTAGAAAGTGATGCTAGAATACCCGGATTTAGCAGATCGCCCGGTGATACTCTTTTCGCGCCCAGCGCATTAAATATTTCCAGCGCCCCTTGATTACAGCGGCCAGTACCGCCGGTAAAGCCGACAATCATTGGCGCTATGTTGGACGGTAGCCCGTTCCGTTCAATCGAATCGCCAATTTGTTTCATCTGCGCTTTTATCTGGTCAATCGCGTCTTCTCCTTTGTAATCAAACGCCCGCTTGACCGAAGAGAACGGGTTGTCGATCCCCATTACTTCCCGCAGTCTTCTGCCTAAAAGATGCAAGGTGTCGGTCATGCCGACGATCCCGGCAAATCGACCGAACGCGACCAACCGTTCGCCTTTATCATTTTCAATATATTCATAATCTATATAGGTCGCTCGCGCGTTTAAAATATGCTGCAGCATGAACATATTTTCCGGCTGGCCTTTGGTAACGTGGCCGAATAACACGTAAACCCCGTCCTGCTTAAAAACATCCGCCGGAATTTGTTTCACTCCGAACAAAAGCTGTTCTTCTGGGTGCAACTCGGTAACAATGCGCGCCCCCGCGTCTCGATACAATTGCGCGGGATAAATTCTCAAAGGGGACCGCTGAATTTCAACACTTAACTGATGATTTTGGATCAATTCAGCGACTGCCGGCGGCGTCAAGGCGGTCCTTCTTTCATAAGAGTGCATGACCTCGCGCGGAACCTGAATTACTCTCGCCCTTGGACCTGTTACTATCCCAGCCATATTATTACCTCCATTTGATCATTTTTCTTTGTGCTTCATCGTCGGGAACAAAACAACGTCCCTGATCGAAGGTGAATCGGTCAGGACCATGGCCAATCGATCGATCCCAATCCCTAAGCCCCCGGTCGGCGGCATGCCGATCTCGATCGCTTGGATAAAATCTTCGTCAAAAGGCTGGGCTTCTTCGTCGCCACCGGCCAGTTTCGCGGCTTGCTCTTCAAACCGGGCCCGCTGATCGAGCGGATCATTGAGCTCTGAAAAAGCGTTGGCCAGCTCCATGCCGGCAACATAGGCCTCAAACCGGTCAACGTAGTTCGGATCGTCGGGAGACCGTTTCGCCAGCGGAGTCGTTTCAACCGGGTAGCGGTAAACAAACGTAGGTTGGGTTAGTTGTTTTTCGACAAGTACTTCAAAAAGGGTATTAATGATCCAGCCTCTCCCCAGGGAATCTTCCAGAGGAATCCCTTTCTGCAAGGCGATTTCCCGCAGTTTCTCGGTGCTGATCCCCATGGTCTCTACCCCGCCGATTTGCGCCACCGCCTCTTCCATGGTCAGGCGCTTCCAGGGCGGGGTAAAATCGATCGGCGTCCCCTGATAATCAACCCGGGTTCGCCCATGAATCCCGCTGGTGATGGAAGAAACGCATTGTTCCGTCAGCCGCATCATGTCCTCATAGTCGGCGTAAGCCCAGTAGACTTCCATGGAAGTAAATTCCGGATTGTGCCTTCGATCGATCCCCTCGTTCCTAAAGACCCGGCCGATTTCAAACACCCGCTCGTAGCCGCCGGCGATCAATCTTTTAAGATGGAGTTCGGTGGCGATCCGCAGATATAATTCCATGTCCAGGGCGTTGTGATGAGTAACAAAAGGACGGGCGGCCGCCCCACCGTGCAGTTCTTGCAGGATCGGGGTTTCAACTTCCATAAAACCATTGTTGTGCAGATATTCCCGCATCAGCCAGACGACCTGACTGCGCTGCCGAAACCGCTCCCTGACCGCCGGGCTCGAGGCCAGATCTAAATATCTTTGCCGCTGGCGGACTTCATCATCCTGCAAGCCGCGCCATTTCTCCGGCAGAGGCCGCAAGGCCTTCGCCAGCACGGTAAAACTTTCGGCCCCTAAAGTAACTTCTCCGGTTTTGGTCCTGAAGGTGTCCCCGCTGATCCCTAAATAATCGCCGACCTCAATGAATTTAGCGAATTTTTCGAATTCAGCCGGGCCGAGCTTGTCGACCGACAGCATAATTTGGAGCTTGCCGGATTCATCTTCGAGGTGGATGAAGGCAAGCCGCTTAAAGTTTCTTATCGCCATGATCCGACCGGCGACAACCACCTCTTTTGGCCAAGCCGCCTCATTTTCCAGGCCGGCGCAAGCCTTGCTTATTTCAGCGGCAAGATGGGTGCGGACAAATTTGGTTTGACGGAAAGGATCGACGCCGCCGGCGCGCAAACCCTCTAACTTCTGGGCCCTGTTTATCATCAAACGATTCCAGGTCGACGGATACTTTGTTACAATCGTCATAATTTTTACTTACGCTCCAATCTTCGCTTTTATTATCGACTGGCGATATCGTCAACTAAATCCCGGATAATGCTATGCGCCTCGCTTAAGGCTCTTACGTCTTCCGTTGATAAGCCTTTCGGCCGGTCCGGCATTTTTCCGCCCGAACACAAACTGTCATCCAAGAGCCCTTTAAATTCGCCGAGGTGCCTGATCAGGCCGCTGTTAAGTACCCCTTGAAGATTCAGGCCAAGGTCAACAACTGATTTCTTGGCATCGAGAACAACCGCATTGCTTACTCGAACAGGAAATATCTTTGACTGAAACCGGTCCAATAAGCCGGCAAAAAAAGAAGCGTACGAAGCGCGGATCCTTTTCGCCGCCGCCAGAACTTCCAAGGCGTGAGCGGCACGCTCTGCTTGAGGAAACTGTTCAATCAGAACTCCGTTTAATTTTATTAATTTAGCGGCATTCGAGGCGAGGCCAAGTTTCGCTCTTTCGAGAGCTTGGGGTTTTGACGCGACATAAGACACCGTTCTTTGAGGGACAAAGTTGATTTTCATTGATTACTCCTTATACGCAACGCCTGATTACTGACAAATCATTGTCGGGGGGGTTTTCAATAAATTTCAGTTAATTTCAAATCAACAAAAAAAGCGGGCTATTTCCGTTTAACGGTGTAGACGTCGGTCACTTTTTTGATCGAGGCGACGACCCGGCCGAGGTGCTCGGTGTTCCGGACGTCAACGGTCAGGAGCAGGACGGCAAAGGTCCCTCTTTTAGTCGAGATCTTGGCAGTGGCGACATTGGTCCCGGTTTCGGAGATCTGCTCCAGGATATCTTTCAAGACCCCGACCCGGTCAAACGCCTCCACTTCGATTTGGACCGGGAAAAACTGGTCAACGTTCTTTTCCCAAACAACTTTAACCACCTTATCGGGAATGATCTCGTGACGGACGACGTTCTTGCAGTTGCTCCGGTGGATGGCGATCCCCCGGCCGTGGGTGACAAAACCGATGATTTCCTCTCCCGGAATCGGGTAACAGCACTTCGACATCCTAACCAGGATATTTTCCAGACCGGCGACGACAATCGGGCTCTTCCCTTTGCCGCGGCGGGGCTTGCGGGTAACTGGTGGTGGGACCTCTTTTTTAGGCGGCTCGGGTGGAGGCGGCATTTCTTTTTCTTCGGCCAGCCGCAGACGCTTGAACCAATTCTTGATCTTGACCCGGGCACCGGCGGTCTTCACAAAGCCGAGCCAGTCGCGGCTCGGGTTGTCTTTTTTTCCGGTGATTATTTCGACGATATCCCCTTGCTGGAGCGGATGATCGAGCGGCAGGATCGAACCGTTGACCTTGGCCCCGACACAGCGGTGGCCGACCTCGGTGTGGATCCGGTAGGCAAAATCGACCGGCGTGGCGTTGATCGGCATATTAAAGACATCGCCTTTCGGGGTAAAAACAAAGACCTCTTCCATCACCAGGTCGATCTTCAGGCTTTCCATAAAATCCTTGGCGTCTTTGAGCTCGCTCTGCCACTCCAGCATCTGGCGGAGCCAGGCCATCTTCTGGTCGAGCAGTTTATCGGTCGACGAACCTTCTTTGTAACGCCAGTGGGCGGCGACACCGTATTCGGCGATCCGGTGCATCTCCCGGGTCCGGATCTGGACCTCGACCGGGCGGCCGGACGCGCCAATGACCGTCGTGTGGAGCGACTGGTAGCCGTTCGATTTCGGCATGGCGATATAATCCCGGAAGCGGCCGGGAATCGGTTTCCAGGCGTCGTGGACCAGCCCCAGGACGACATAGCAGTCCTTAAGTTTGTCGACGATCACCCGGACGGCGAACAGGTCGTAGATCTCTTCGAAATCGAGCCGCTGTTCGACCATTTTCCGGTGGATGCTGAAAAAATGCTTGGCCCGCCCTTTTATTTCCGGCTGAATGCCGACCGAGTTGACCAGCTCCTTTAATTGGACGATAAATTCATTGATGTATTGTTCCCGCTCGCCATACCGCAAAGAAACCTTCTCCCTGACCATTTGGTAAGGCTCCGGTTCAAGATAGCGAAAAGCCAGATCTTCAAGCTGCCATTTGATCTGCCACATCCCCATCCGATGGGCGAGCGGCGCGAAGATCTCCCTCGTCTCGAGCGCCGTTTCCTGCTGTTTTTCGGGGGAGAGGAACTGGAGGGTCTTCATATTGTGGAGGCGGTCAGCCAGTTTGATAACGATAACCCGGTAATCTTCCCCCATCGCCACGAACATTTTCCGGAAATTCTCCGCCTGACGCTCTTCCCGGGAAACAAAAGAAAACTGGCTAAGCTTGGTCACCCCTTCGACCAATTTGGCGATCTCCGGACCGAACTGCTCGGCCAACTCCTCGGAAGTAACGCTGGCGTCCTCGACAACGTCGTGCAAAAAAGCGGCGGCGATCACTTCCACTTCCTGTTCGAGATCGGCCAGGATATTAGCGACGGCGAGCGGATGGATAATGTACGATTCACCGGAGAGCCGTTTGTGCGGGGTGTGGACTTTTTCGGCAAAGGCGAAGGCTTTCTTCAGCAATTCGATGTTGGCGCTGGGATTGTAGCTAAGGACCTTTTGAATCAGCTCATTCATCGTTTATGGTAACGGCTCCGGTCCATCACCCCGATACCCGGGGGAATGGCGCTCCGCCGTTGAGTCGGCTTGTCCCGATTGGGATTATTACTGATGCTGACCGCCGGCGCCGGGCGACTGCCGGACGACCTGATCGCGATAAGGATCTTACAGGAACTTTCCAGCGCCGAGGTAAACTTATACGCTTCTTCCAGTGTTTTGCCGATGGCAAAACTCCCCTGCCCCTTGACGACCGCCACGACGTTGGTCCCCTGCAGGAACGACGGGAGAAGCCGGACAGTTTCGTCGGAACCGACCGCCTGGTGGGAACGGACGATGGCCGCCGAATGGAACAAGCGGAGCCCTTCGCCGTCTTGCGGCACGACTTTATTATCGGTGATCGAGATCGCGGTCGCGCTGACCGGATAAGCGTGAATGATCGCCAGCGCTTTGGTCTCGCGGTAGATCGCCCGATGAGCCGGCAACTCAATTGAAGCTTCGCCAAGCTCGCCGGCCAGGTCGACTTCCACGATATCGCCGTCCTGCAATTCACCAAGCATCACGTCCCGCTTGGTAATATAGATCTTCTCTCCATGGCGCACGCTCATGCTGCCGACGTGCGAACTGACCAACCCTTCCCGAAACATTAAACTACCGATCTTTTTCAACTCATCTAACATTTTATTGCTCCTTTTATTCCCAGTGTGATTCGGCCAACTCGCTGAAACAAGCGCACTTCCTGATCTCCTCGAACCGGGCGCGGACCTCTTTTGGTTTGAGGCTTTTCATCCGGTCGAGACTAAAATCTTCGACGTTGAACGAGGCCATGACCGACCCGATGACGACCGCGCGGCGGATGTTCTCCGGACCGCAATCGTCGCTTTTAGCGAGATAACCGATCAAAGCGCCGCCGAAAGTATCCCCCGCTCCGGTCGGATCGCGCAGTTGTTCTTGCGGATAAGAGGGCGCGGCAAAATGTCCGTCTTTGCTGAAGAAGAGCGCGCCATGCTCGCCTTTTTTGACGATCACGCCTTTACAGCCGAGTTCGATCAGGCGCCGGGCAGCCAGCGGAATGTTCGGGGTTTCCATAAACTGGCGGATCTCGCCGTCGTTCATGACCATCAGGTCGACTTGCTTGATCAGCTTGTGCAAAACGTCCCGTTTCGAATCGATCCAGAAGTTCATTGTGTCGGCGACGATCATTTTCGGTTTTTTCAGCTGGGCGATGACCTTGAGTTGCAGCTCGGGGTCAAGATTGGCCAGAAAAACATAAGGGGTGTCCCGCAGTCCGGCCGGAATAACCGGGTCGAACTGCGTCAGAATATTAAGCTGGGTGTCGACGGTGTGGGCCTGGTTCATGTCATATTCATAGTAACCATGCCAGCGAAAAGTCGGCCCGTCGATCTTGTGCAAAGCGTTGCAGTTAATGTCCCGCGACGTTAAGAAGGCCAGGTGTTCTTTGGGAAAGTCGTTGCCGACCGGACCGATCAAGGTCGTCGGCGCGAAGAAGCTCGACGCCACCGCGGCGTAAACGGCCGAGCCGCCCAGAATATCTTTTTTATCTCCGAACGGAGTCTTAATAGAATCAAGCGCTATCGTCCCGACGATCAAAACTGACATACTGCCCTCCATAAAATGCGGTTAATAAACGAGCGTTAAATCGCCCAGCGTTTGCTAAGGACTTTTGACTTTTGGGTCGCAGCCGAAACCGCGGCAACAAAAGCTTCCTGAACTTTTCGGGCCTTTAGGACCGCCAACCCTTCCATTGTCGTCCCGCCGGGAGAAGTGACCATTTCCCGTAAAACTCGCGGTTCGATCCGGCTTTCCTTGGCGGTCTGGGCAGCGCCAAAGACAGTTTGCAGCGCCAGTTTTTTAGCCAGCGGACCGGGCAGGCCGACTTTCTTTCCCCCGTCGATCAGCGCTTCCAGCACGGCGTAAATATAGGCTGGTCCGGAACCGGAAAGCCCGGTGACCGCGTCCAACAATTTTTCCGGCACAACGACCGTTTCCCCGACCAGTTTAAAGATCGATTCGGCCAGTTTAAATTGTTTCGGCGCCACTCCCCGCCCCTTCGCTAAAGCCGACATGCCGGCCCCGACCAGGCAAGGGTTGTTCGGCATTACTCTAACGATCGGATAACCGGGAAGCTTTTTTTGCAAATAAGCCAACGGGATCCCGGCCGCGATCGAGATGATCAATTTATTCCGTTTGCCGGCCCCATTCCCCCCGATCTCGTCCAGGACGCCGGCCAGCTGCTGCGGCTTGACCGCGAGAATTACGACTTCAGCGGCGTTTGCCGCCTGCTGATTATTCGAAGCAATCTTAGCGGCATATTTACCGTTCAACGATTTTAGACGGGACCGGTCAATATCGGCGATAATTATCCGGTGGGAAGTGAGGCGGGCGATCAGGGCCTCGGCCATTTTCCCGGAACCGATAAACGCTATTTTCATCGGGAAAAGAAAGTGTCTCTTTTGCTTTCCCCAACCTCTTCGCCGATGTTCCCGCGGTCTTCGCTGGAATTGATCCGGATGGCACTGGGAGTAAAAAGAAAGATCGAGTCGCCGATCTTCATCATATGGCCGTCGATCGCGTAAGCGGTCCCGCAAACGAAATCGATCAGGCGGGTCCCTTCCGACGGATCGAGATGCTTCAGGCTGACAATGACCGGGCTGCCGGAACGAAGATTAGTCGCGATATTCAACGAATCTTCGTAAATTTTCGGCTCAAAAAAGCCGATCTCGTAATCGCCGTCGGTCCGCGGGGCTTCTTTTTTGACCCGGATAAAGTGGTCCAGCTTGACCTGCTGGGTGTTCTCGCTGATCTCTTCGAAATCTTCACCTTCAAGTCCGATGAACCGCTTGGCCCGCATCAAAATATTATCTGTCATCTTTTATCCTCCCTTAAAAATTGCCCGGCCAATCCTCACCAGATTGGCCCCTTCTTCAATCGCGATCTCATAGTCGCTCGACATCCCCATGGAAAGATAACGCATCTCAACCGACGGCAAGCCAAGTTCCTTGACCTGATCGGCCAGTTCCCTTAGTTTCCTGAAACTGGACCGGACCAGGGCCTGATCGTCGGTTAACGGCCCCATGGTCATCAGGCCCTGAACCGACAATCGAAATTTGGCGGCAAAACGGATAAGCGCGATCGCTTTCGAATATTCAACGCCAAATTTCGATGGCTCACCGGAAGTATTAACTTCGATCAGAACGGGGACGGGGGCGCCGGCCCACCGGTTGGTTTGCGGCGACCGCGCGTCGATTTCTTCGACCAGACGCTCGCTATCAACCGACTGAATTATATCAAACATGTCAAGAGATTGTCTAACTTTGTTCCGTTGTAAATGGCCGATCAAATGCCACTGCAATTGAGGGTATTTGGCCGCCAGGGCCTGATAATGGAGGGTCGCTTCCTGGATCCGGTTCTCGCCGACCGCGGTCAAGCCGCAAGCCAGGGCTTCCTCTATCAGTTCAGGGGAGATATTCTTAACGACCGCCAGCAAGGTCACGTCGGTCGCGGAACGTCCGCTTTTTTCCGCCGCCGCCGCGATCCGTTCCCGGACTAAAGTGATATTTTCCTTGATCGACACGCTAAAATAGATTATAGCATAATAGCTATTTTTTCTGGTATGATATATGGTCAAGGAGATTTTTATGAGAAAAATCAGCTGGTTGTTTGTCTTTCTGTTTACCATAGCAATAATAAATTACCCTAACCCGTTCAATCCTAAAGCCGGACAAACCACGACCTTTGAATGCACTTCCGATACCGCTTTTAACGGCACCTTATATATATATGATATGGCGGCCCAGCTCTTACTGAAGCGCGATTTAGCCGTGAACGCGGGTACGACCAGCTTCGGCTGGAACGGCTACAGCGACCAGAACGAACTGGTCGGCAGCGGCGTCTATCTCTATTTCTTAAGCGATAAGACCCGCGGACGAGTAGGAAAAGGGAAATCGTGGGTCATCAATCGATGAAAAAAGGCCTCTTATTTATATTTGTCGCTTACGGCTTACAGCTTACAGCTTTTTTATCCCCTGTTCTCGCCCTTTCTTCCTTTGATCCGCTGGCGGTCGGTTCCGGCGCCCAAGCGCTCGGCATGGGGAACGCTTTTGTCGCCAGGAGCGACACCGCCGACTCCATGTTCAATAACCCGGCCTCATTGAGCGAAACAACCGGCTTCCGGTTTTCCAGCATGTCCGGCTCTTTAATGGAAGAGGTCAACTTTCTTCTGGTCGGCGGCGCCCTCCCCGTTGGAAATCAAACCTCGGTCGGCGCCGGCTATTGCGGCGCCTTCGTTTCGAACATCGAATTACGCAACCCGATCGGTCGCTTGACCAAAACCGCCCAATACGGGAAAAGCGCCGCCTTCGTTTCGATCGGCAAACGGATCGACGAATCGGTTTCTTTCGGAGCCGCTCTCAAATATTACATGATCGATGCGACCGAAAACCGGGATTCCAACGGCAGCGGACTCAATCTTGACCTGGGGATCACTCAAAAAAGCCTGGAATGGTTGAGTTTCGGGATCGTCGCCCAAAATGTCCTCGCTTTCAGCCCGATCAACCACCAAAACGGCGAAAAGGAACGCCTAACTCCGTTGATCCGGGGCGGCGCCAGAATCCATCTCCTGGGAAGCAGTTATTCCGCCGCCTATGTTTCCAGTAGCGACCTGATCGCGACCATTGATTCCAACTTCAGCTTTGAGCCGTCCATCCCCCAGGCCGCTCATTTGGGCCTGGAATTCTCCCCGAATCAAATCATCAGCCTCCGGCTTGGGCTTGACCGGTCGACCTTCACCTCCGGACTTAGCCTGAATTGGGCCGGGTTGGGCTTCAATTACGCTTTTCACCCGAATGTTAACGATTCTTCGACCCAGGCGCACTACTTTTCGATCAGTTATGACGAATTAGGCTGGCCGCACAACCCCCCGCCTGATACTTTCATCGCCAAAAACGATCAAAATTGACAATTTCCCTCCCGATCTCTTGCTATTTATAACGTGCTATGCTAA
Protein-coding sequences here:
- a CDS encoding T9SS type A sorting domain-containing protein, which gives rise to MRKISWLFVFLFTIAIINYPNPFNPKAGQTTTFECTSDTAFNGTLYIYDMAAQLLLKRDLAVNAGTTSFGWNGYSDQNELVGSGVYLYFLSDKTRGRVGKGKSWVINR